One stretch of Rosistilla oblonga DNA includes these proteins:
- a CDS encoding DEAD/DEAH box helicase: MAYNKRGRTPRGSTSPSATSMLKQILGEASVPFGAPRPRQWPQADPNSTDPLVKRGIERVRAWYEACLNILDSFPDSITDSDSYESPHAFFVSAVYPDGTVTGQYRKGPERHDVMLAIPDGSARKRIACSCNVSLGKEYCEHTFHFVDYVYEQLRDTRSWLNRQVAQGLFTAGSFDPKSFDFGSRARIERILEDLPIAPPDLDLEDAELPPSRSVSQDRIAWNLSTRGTDHEILAIHQQAKKRGNGWTKGRRVSVSTLNVLEVTLSEADRRVQSLVQIDSSYYRVSTKLDTIAVLRELIGQPNVLFNMHPAEVVRFDATFQFCRDDKQCWLELVGSKPHNNTFLYNEDCLIHIRNDLASIRICELHPSQMKTVVAVLKLPRIPVEFEQDLLKRVADLQRVINVKVPESVAGQIIPDTCRPVVLLRSHTTGSLDFGVRVRDAMDVLHRPGTGLMLKAGKLEGRPVQFQRDADEEIRESDALLGKLGQKPGEFDGSISDFEAAIGLVGSLQDLESTGIEVLWDKSSEKPLRVLGSVTTSNVSVGINRKHDWFQLSGNCDLGEESVPLSELLNALQNPGEESVRGDFVRIGDKGWTKIEKGLRAKLTGLRDSVTQDRKGLKFDATSASAVRDFLSNDVQVEATRAWHQCLTRLERAEKLEPVLPAGLNATLRDYQTDGFRWLRRLAEWGVGGILADDMGLGKTLQTLAVILDRSSEGPTLVIAPTSVGFNWVREAERFAPDLSVHLYRDTDRSEFLSTVGPGSLVVCSYGLALRDADALADVKWSTLVLDEAQAIKNSRSKTSAAIASIPAQWKVALTGTPVENHLGELWSLFHVISPGVFGGWDQFRKRFAGPIEKDNDESRRLALRDRLQPFVLRRTKTEVLKDLPPRSDMNLYVELTATERMMYDKVRASALGEIDQIANIGDVKDQRFKILALLTRLRQIACSPRMVDESFSQRSSKLQLLQETVAELKEEGHRVLIFSQFVKHLTLIREMFDTEGIRYEYLDGQTPADQRQAGVDRFQNGDATAFLISLKAGGTGLNLTAADYVIHMDPWWNPAVEDQATDRAHRIGQENPVMVYRLISQGTIEEEILKLHDAKRDLVSGVMEGTHAAAKLSTTDLIDLVRGS, translated from the coding sequence ATGGCTTATAACAAACGCGGACGCACTCCTCGCGGTTCGACGTCGCCCAGTGCCACCTCGATGCTAAAACAGATTCTGGGCGAAGCGTCCGTCCCGTTTGGTGCCCCGCGTCCAAGGCAATGGCCGCAGGCCGATCCCAATTCGACCGATCCGCTGGTGAAGCGAGGCATCGAGCGCGTTCGCGCTTGGTACGAAGCCTGCCTCAATATTCTCGATTCGTTTCCCGATAGCATCACCGATTCGGACAGCTACGAATCGCCACACGCCTTTTTTGTCTCGGCGGTCTATCCCGACGGAACCGTCACCGGGCAATACCGCAAAGGGCCAGAGCGGCACGATGTGATGCTGGCGATCCCCGATGGCAGCGCCCGAAAACGAATCGCCTGCAGCTGCAACGTCTCGTTGGGCAAAGAATACTGCGAACACACCTTCCATTTTGTCGACTACGTCTACGAACAATTGCGAGACACCCGCAGTTGGTTGAACCGACAGGTTGCCCAAGGTCTGTTTACGGCGGGGAGCTTCGATCCCAAGAGCTTTGATTTCGGCAGCCGAGCGCGGATCGAACGCATACTCGAAGACCTGCCGATCGCCCCGCCCGACTTGGATCTCGAAGACGCCGAACTGCCACCATCGCGGTCGGTGTCGCAGGATCGCATCGCATGGAATCTCTCGACGCGTGGGACCGATCACGAGATCCTGGCGATCCATCAGCAGGCGAAGAAACGTGGCAACGGCTGGACCAAGGGACGCCGCGTATCGGTCTCGACGCTCAACGTTCTCGAGGTCACGCTCAGCGAAGCCGACCGCCGCGTCCAGTCGCTGGTGCAAATCGATTCGAGTTATTATCGCGTCAGCACGAAACTGGACACCATCGCGGTACTTCGCGAATTGATCGGCCAGCCGAACGTGTTGTTCAACATGCACCCCGCCGAGGTCGTCCGCTTCGACGCCACCTTCCAATTCTGCCGCGACGACAAGCAGTGTTGGTTGGAATTGGTCGGCAGCAAGCCGCACAACAACACGTTCTTGTATAACGAGGACTGCTTGATCCATATCCGCAACGACTTGGCCAGCATTCGCATCTGCGAACTGCACCCGAGCCAGATGAAGACGGTCGTCGCGGTCCTCAAGCTGCCGCGGATTCCCGTCGAATTCGAACAGGATCTGTTGAAGCGCGTTGCCGATCTGCAGCGTGTGATCAACGTGAAGGTCCCCGAATCGGTCGCCGGCCAGATCATTCCCGACACGTGTCGCCCCGTCGTCTTGTTGCGTTCACACACCACCGGATCGCTCGACTTCGGCGTCCGCGTTCGCGACGCGATGGATGTCCTGCATCGCCCCGGCACCGGGTTGATGCTGAAAGCTGGAAAGCTCGAGGGCCGGCCTGTGCAATTCCAACGCGATGCGGACGAAGAGATCCGCGAGTCGGATGCTCTGCTGGGCAAATTGGGGCAGAAACCGGGAGAGTTTGACGGCAGCATCAGCGACTTTGAAGCGGCGATCGGGCTGGTCGGATCCCTGCAAGATCTCGAATCGACGGGGATCGAGGTGCTGTGGGACAAATCGTCCGAAAAGCCGCTGCGAGTTCTGGGATCGGTCACGACCAGCAACGTCAGCGTCGGTATCAACCGCAAGCACGATTGGTTTCAACTGTCGGGCAACTGCGATCTCGGCGAGGAATCGGTCCCGTTGTCCGAACTGCTCAACGCCCTCCAGAACCCTGGAGAGGAGAGCGTCCGGGGCGACTTTGTCCGGATCGGTGACAAGGGCTGGACGAAGATCGAAAAGGGCTTGCGAGCTAAATTGACGGGACTTCGCGATTCGGTCACGCAGGATCGCAAGGGGCTGAAGTTCGACGCCACGTCCGCTTCGGCTGTGCGTGATTTCTTGAGCAACGATGTGCAAGTCGAAGCGACGCGTGCCTGGCATCAGTGCCTGACGCGATTGGAACGAGCCGAAAAACTCGAGCCCGTCCTGCCGGCCGGACTCAACGCGACGCTCCGCGACTACCAGACCGATGGCTTTCGCTGGCTGCGACGGCTGGCCGAATGGGGCGTCGGCGGGATCCTCGCCGACGACATGGGATTGGGCAAGACGCTGCAGACGCTGGCGGTGATCTTGGATCGCAGCAGCGAGGGACCGACGCTGGTGATCGCGCCCACATCGGTCGGGTTCAACTGGGTTCGCGAAGCCGAACGGTTTGCGCCCGACTTGAGCGTCCATCTTTACCGCGATACCGACCGCAGCGAGTTCTTGTCGACAGTGGGTCCCGGCAGTTTAGTCGTCTGCAGCTACGGTCTGGCGCTGCGAGATGCGGACGCATTAGCTGACGTGAAGTGGTCGACGTTGGTCCTGGACGAGGCTCAAGCGATCAAGAACAGCCGCAGCAAAACATCGGCTGCGATCGCATCGATCCCCGCGCAGTGGAAGGTCGCGCTGACGGGCACGCCGGTCGAAAATCATCTGGGCGAACTGTGGAGTTTATTCCACGTGATCTCGCCGGGCGTCTTTGGCGGTTGGGATCAATTCCGCAAACGCTTCGCCGGACCGATCGAAAAAGACAACGACGAATCGCGACGCCTGGCGTTGCGAGACCGCTTGCAACCGTTTGTGCTCCGCCGCACCAAGACCGAGGTCCTCAAAGACCTGCCGCCACGTTCGGACATGAACCTGTATGTCGAACTGACAGCGACCGAACGGATGATGTACGACAAGGTGCGAGCGTCGGCGCTGGGCGAGATCGACCAGATCGCTAATATTGGCGATGTCAAAGACCAACGCTTCAAGATCCTGGCCCTGCTGACGCGGTTGCGGCAGATCGCTTGCAGCCCGCGGATGGTCGATGAATCCTTCTCGCAGCGATCGTCTAAATTGCAGTTGTTGCAAGAGACGGTGGCGGAGCTGAAAGAGGAGGGGCATCGCGTGCTGATCTTCAGCCAATTCGTGAAGCACCTGACGCTGATCCGCGAGATGTTCGACACCGAGGGAATTCGATACGAATACCTCGACGGTCAGACTCCCGCCGACCAGCGGCAAGCTGGCGTCGATCGCTTCCAAAACGGCGATGCCACCGCATTTCTGATCTCTCTAAAAGCTGGCGGTACGGGGCTGAATCTGACCGCCGCCGACTATGTGATCCACATGGATCCCTGGTGGAATCCGGCGGTCGAAGACCAGGCGACCGATCGGGCTCACCGGATCGGTCAAGAAAACCCCGTGATGGTCTACCGATTGATCTCACAGGGGACGATCGAAGAAGAGATTCTGAAGTTGCACGATGCGAAGCGCGATCTGGTTTCGGGAGTCATGGAAGGAACTCACGCGGCGGCCAAGTTGTCGACAACCGACCTGATCGATCTGGTCCGCGGGAGCTGA
- a CDS encoding HD domain-containing protein, which produces MNRQEMLSQIPELLSFAASPRVVRIPPEMNVPMTDRAARLLDTPPLRRLSQVSQLGLVGLVYPGATHSRMEHSLGVYRNALMFLQRLVTTKRFAEVVDPRGAERFLLASLLHDVGHWPFCHPIEDMRLPGVPRHEQRARRIIGDAEIADRIRNDWQIEPDEVCDLLDGKDLSDENQALSSLLSGPIDVDKMDYLIRDSLHAGVPYGRNFDTGRLIGSLAIHPSRPRLAITDKGRTAAEMMVFSRYIMFSEVYWHPTVRSATAMLQRAIYQLHERLDMDSMCELTDAPWIERLLMASAGTDVQWLTQGLFGPKRRLFKEIGQFSVLDSPQIHASLAGRPYPWLVRCSESFARLASAAIGRRVGPTHVLIDAPPQKLEVDINVDVVDEQGVVRTLGDVSPVAAVLARQQFDNFVKRVRIFVCPELRDSITPQQAREILEAAVEQTPDAT; this is translated from the coding sequence ATGAACCGCCAAGAAATGTTATCGCAGATCCCCGAACTGCTCTCCTTTGCCGCATCGCCTCGCGTCGTTCGAATCCCGCCGGAGATGAACGTCCCGATGACCGATCGCGCCGCGCGATTGCTCGACACGCCGCCGCTGCGACGATTGAGCCAGGTGAGTCAATTGGGATTGGTCGGCTTGGTCTATCCCGGGGCGACTCATTCGCGGATGGAACATTCGTTAGGCGTCTACCGCAACGCGTTGATGTTTCTGCAACGCTTGGTCACAACAAAACGTTTTGCCGAAGTCGTCGACCCACGCGGTGCGGAGCGTTTTCTACTGGCGTCGCTGTTGCACGATGTCGGTCACTGGCCGTTCTGCCACCCGATCGAAGACATGCGTTTGCCGGGCGTGCCGCGCCACGAACAGCGAGCTCGGCGGATCATCGGCGACGCGGAGATCGCCGATCGGATTCGGAACGATTGGCAAATCGAACCGGACGAAGTCTGCGATTTGTTGGACGGCAAAGATCTCTCCGACGAGAACCAAGCGCTCAGCAGCCTGTTGAGCGGGCCGATCGATGTCGACAAGATGGACTACTTGATTCGCGACAGCTTGCACGCCGGCGTTCCCTACGGCCGCAACTTTGACACCGGGCGGTTGATCGGTTCGTTAGCCATCCATCCGTCGCGGCCTCGTTTGGCGATCACCGACAAAGGCCGCACGGCCGCGGAGATGATGGTCTTTTCGCGTTACATCATGTTCAGCGAGGTCTACTGGCATCCGACGGTTCGCAGCGCCACGGCGATGCTGCAACGAGCGATCTACCAGCTGCACGAACGGTTGGATATGGACAGCATGTGCGAATTGACCGACGCCCCGTGGATCGAACGGTTGTTGATGGCCAGCGCCGGAACCGATGTCCAATGGTTGACTCAAGGATTGTTTGGCCCCAAACGGCGATTGTTCAAAGAGATCGGGCAGTTCAGCGTATTGGATTCGCCGCAGATTCATGCGTCGCTTGCCGGTAGACCCTATCCGTGGCTGGTCCGTTGCAGCGAATCGTTCGCTCGGTTGGCGAGCGCCGCAATCGGACGACGCGTTGGGCCGACGCACGTCTTGATCGACGCTCCGCCGCAGAAGTTGGAGGTCGACATCAACGTCGATGTCGTCGATGAGCAGGGCGTTGTTCGCACCTTGGGTGACGTATCGCCCGTCGCGGCGGTGCTGGCACGCCAGCAGTTCGATAACTTTGTCAAACGAGTCCGAATCTTTGTCTGCCCCGAACTTCGCGACAGCATCACACCGCAGCAAGCGCGCGAGATCCTGGAAGCTGCGGTGGAACAGACGCCCGATGCAACGTAG
- the fliD gene encoding flagellar filament capping protein FliD translates to MGTIQSSVGLITGIPIQDTVEQLMGISARPRDLLSSRTAALQQEQVAITELTALAVGLDLASAAFGRETLYETTSVASSNSEALSVTQTADSVNLQNQQVRVVQLAQTNSFGSRDLGSSTESLGYSGQLKIETGGFIDSSAALEDLNGGRGVERGQIRITDRSGNSAMIDLSGATTIDDVLASINESTDIDVRASTSGDKIVLTDKTGKTLSNLSVSEVGGGSTASDLGLRGINTASDSASGRDIYSLSAATSLSSLRDGRGVGFGGEDDIAITLRDGTELSIDFGDFSREATNASGTTGAADPNARLTIETVAAGGDYDGLEVLFVNDVGVAAGSETVELLEGTYGKQLVFHIDEGNTTAANIADALAGNEELSALFTATAGGDGSAAVSTADFAVVDGGAAIDPQSNPTIEDLLRVLNDADPKLQASLSASGDAIELTDLSEGTGTLTIADAEGSTAASDLGLVFEGEADSTTGIALQSGLQSVSLSTLAGGAGLGTLGTISITAHDGSTADVDLSAANSVADVITAINESGLDIEADYNDQGTGIAIRDLTGGTTSNLKVSSLDETAAKLGLEIDTTDTYANGNNLRAQYVSRNTALSELNQGNGVGTGSFTIQDSTGQASIVSLGALESQTVGALIDQINSLSIGVEASLNADGNGIQIVDTSNGEGTLNITDRNGRTSAASLGIAGTAESRVIDGKVTSAIVGSQGISVNVNASDTVATIAAKIQDAGQYASASAAGGRLEILSKRGGTDGRLAVSTTGFDIGLRQTASAQDAVIEVGESGAATLFHSSDNVFSDAISGLSLTAKKVTDSAVDVDVTKNNNAVVSSVTNFVSAYNRLVDRMDALTAFDEATQTVGLLFGSGEVLRMQSQLGNLFSGRINAAGDIKSLGEIGVRLSDTGQMTFDSSKLTAKLETDPDAVKEFFTTETTGVAARIKETVDKLAGVGNSVLLNKNNSLQQRIETNNDRIASYNVRLESEEARLYKQYYAMEEAISKLQTNQSFLGNIAPITM, encoded by the coding sequence ATGGGAACAATTCAATCTTCTGTCGGTTTGATCACCGGGATTCCAATCCAGGATACCGTCGAACAATTGATGGGAATTTCGGCGCGGCCCCGCGATCTGCTTTCATCTCGCACCGCGGCGCTACAGCAGGAACAGGTCGCGATCACCGAATTGACAGCATTGGCTGTCGGGCTCGATCTGGCCAGCGCCGCGTTTGGCCGCGAAACGCTCTACGAGACGACATCGGTCGCCTCTTCGAACAGCGAAGCCCTGTCGGTCACTCAGACCGCCGACTCGGTCAATCTGCAGAATCAACAGGTTCGCGTGGTCCAATTGGCGCAGACCAACAGCTTCGGTTCGCGCGATCTGGGCAGCAGCACCGAATCGCTCGGCTACAGCGGCCAATTGAAGATCGAAACCGGCGGCTTCATCGACAGCAGCGCCGCACTGGAAGATCTTAATGGAGGCCGCGGTGTGGAGCGCGGCCAGATCCGAATCACCGATCGCAGCGGCAATTCCGCGATGATCGACCTCAGCGGCGCCACGACGATCGACGACGTCTTGGCGAGCATCAACGAATCGACCGACATCGACGTCCGCGCATCGACTTCGGGCGACAAGATCGTGTTGACCGATAAGACGGGCAAGACGCTATCAAATTTGAGTGTCAGCGAAGTTGGCGGCGGTTCGACAGCGTCCGATCTAGGCCTGCGCGGGATCAATACCGCAAGCGATTCGGCCAGCGGACGCGATATCTATTCGCTCTCCGCAGCGACTTCGTTGTCGAGTCTACGAGACGGACGCGGCGTCGGCTTTGGCGGTGAAGATGACATCGCGATCACGCTCCGCGACGGGACCGAATTGTCGATCGATTTTGGCGACTTCTCCCGCGAAGCAACGAACGCGTCGGGAACCACTGGCGCTGCCGATCCCAACGCCCGTCTGACGATCGAAACGGTCGCGGCAGGCGGCGATTACGACGGCTTGGAAGTTCTGTTTGTCAACGATGTCGGCGTCGCCGCGGGAAGCGAGACGGTCGAACTGTTGGAGGGAACTTACGGCAAACAACTGGTTTTCCATATCGACGAGGGGAACACCACCGCGGCAAACATCGCCGATGCGTTGGCTGGCAACGAAGAATTGTCGGCTCTCTTCACTGCAACCGCCGGTGGCGATGGATCGGCAGCCGTATCGACCGCCGATTTCGCAGTCGTCGACGGGGGCGCGGCGATCGATCCGCAATCCAATCCAACGATCGAAGACTTGTTGCGCGTGCTGAACGACGCCGATCCCAAGCTGCAGGCGAGCCTGTCGGCTTCCGGAGACGCGATCGAGTTGACCGACCTCAGCGAAGGGACCGGAACGCTGACGATCGCCGATGCCGAAGGGAGCACGGCCGCGTCGGACCTGGGACTCGTCTTCGAAGGCGAAGCCGATTCGACGACCGGGATCGCGCTGCAATCGGGTCTGCAATCGGTCAGCCTGAGCACGTTGGCTGGCGGAGCCGGCCTGGGCACGCTGGGAACGATATCGATCACCGCTCACGACGGTTCGACCGCCGACGTCGATCTGTCGGCAGCCAACAGCGTCGCCGATGTGATCACCGCGATCAACGAAAGCGGACTCGACATCGAAGCCGACTACAACGACCAAGGGACCGGGATCGCGATCCGCGATCTGACCGGCGGGACGACAAGCAACTTAAAGGTTTCCAGCCTCGACGAGACCGCGGCGAAGTTGGGCCTAGAGATCGACACGACCGATACGTATGCCAACGGCAACAACCTGCGGGCTCAATACGTTTCGCGGAACACCGCGTTGTCGGAACTGAACCAAGGCAACGGCGTGGGGACCGGTTCGTTTACGATCCAGGACTCGACGGGGCAAGCGTCGATCGTCAGCCTTGGCGCTTTGGAATCGCAAACCGTCGGCGCTTTGATCGACCAGATCAACAGTCTCAGCATCGGTGTCGAAGCGAGCCTGAATGCCGACGGCAACGGAATCCAGATCGTCGATACCAGCAACGGCGAGGGGACTTTAAACATCACCGATCGCAACGGTCGCACATCGGCTGCCAGTTTGGGTATCGCCGGCACGGCCGAGTCGCGCGTGATCGATGGCAAGGTGACCAGCGCGATCGTTGGTTCGCAGGGCATTTCCGTGAACGTCAACGCATCGGATACCGTCGCCACGATCGCGGCGAAGATCCAAGATGCTGGGCAGTATGCATCAGCGTCGGCTGCTGGTGGTCGCTTGGAAATCCTCAGCAAACGTGGAGGCACCGACGGTCGCCTGGCCGTCTCGACCACGGGATTCGATATCGGACTGCGACAGACAGCGTCGGCTCAAGATGCGGTTATCGAAGTCGGCGAATCGGGAGCCGCGACGCTCTTCCACAGCAGCGACAACGTCTTCAGCGACGCGATCAGCGGGCTCTCCCTAACCGCCAAGAAGGTCACTGATTCGGCGGTCGATGTCGACGTCACCAAGAACAACAACGCTGTCGTCAGCAGCGTCACGAACTTCGTTTCGGCCTACAACCGCTTGGTCGATCGGATGGATGCATTGACAGCGTTCGACGAAGCGACGCAAACGGTCGGCCTGCTGTTTGGCAGCGGCGAAGTGTTGCGGATGCAGTCTCAGCTGGGCAACTTGTTCAGCGGACGAATCAACGCCGCCGGCGACATCAAATCGCTCGGGGAGATCGGTGTCCGATTATCCGATACCGGCCAGATGACCTTCGATTCGAGCAAGTTGACGGCAAAGCTGGAGACCGATCCCGACGCGGTCAAAGAATTTTTCACCACCGAAACGACCGGCGTTGCGGCTCGGATCAAAGAGACAGTCGACAAACTGGCCGGTGTCGGCAACAGCGTGCTGTTGAACAAAAACAACTCGCTGCAGCAGCGGATCGAAACCAACAACGATCGGATCGCATCGTATAACGTGCGGCTCGAATCGGAAGAGGCGCGGCTGTACAAGCAGTATTACGCGATGGAAGAAGCGATTTCCAAGCTGCAAACCAACCAGAGCTTCCTCGGCAACATAGCACCGATCACGATGTAG
- a CDS encoding flagellin, translating to MTRINTNVPSLVAQNRLQSSNGDLQEALTRLSTGLRINSGSDDPAGLIASEALRSEITSLNKAVSNTERANQIIATADSALGQVSTLLNDVRGLVVEAANSGALSPDEIAANQLQVDSSLEAINRISQTTTFQGRKLLDGSLDFLTSGTSNFNKIENIQIDQANLGNLGKIQVDVSVQEAASQASVKIDNVPASGAGTGKITLTNSTGAADEAKTGTLETAGGADFTVDVLDGSSLDGIAGNDLTVDIKSGGTTALTQATTAVKSLDGGGSFTISAKEGGALDGGLGNAATVQFTAGNTATAQAESNGFNVNGVAGAFTVSAKAGGAFDGTAGNALTVEIESGTPAAGAASISEAAGVVTITVDDTVGVTLEDIQAALAADTDFEFNVAEGNEEVVFRSDGSDDSLAPIALNGGTAGANAAAVVSRTGDALTITVNDLANQTLTDIKAALEADDNFNDDFKIQLGSAGTDVFTSTATDDNDIAPLAFTGGTNAAAEVSFADGKLSITVDDTTAQSLSAIQAALDSSTTLLDGTDTFSDLFAVTINADNVFAVDGSDDIEDEAFSGGSGSTATDEITITTPQGVDFNGTITIDSSGDTGGAVTASVDENNNITITVDDDSDTDLADIIAAIENDLTGYSAELTTNDGDGILHIADDSIATTEIEDADDGGITADVVFELAGSTGSEVFNISAGTTLDQLISQINLVSEATGVTAVANGTTLELNSSEYGSKSFVDLKVIEEGENGTFGAVVNEGARATGTDVKAKVNGVDASGDGNKLTINTGTLDLNMSVEADYVGSIEFDINGGGALFQLGSQVVANQQARIGIGSVNTAQLGGVSGKLFELGEGGRAALGTDPTAAAAIVDEAIDQVTGLRGRLGAFQRTTIESNLVSLNDTVANLQEAESSIRDADFAAESARLTRAQILVQSGTSVLSLANQNPQNVLSLLG from the coding sequence ATGACCCGGATTAATACAAACGTTCCATCGCTCGTTGCACAAAACCGATTGCAATCATCCAACGGCGATTTACAAGAAGCACTGACTCGCTTGAGCACCGGCCTTCGCATCAATTCGGGATCGGATGATCCTGCGGGTTTGATCGCTAGCGAAGCGCTGCGAAGCGAAATCACCAGCTTGAACAAAGCGGTCAGCAACACCGAACGCGCCAACCAAATCATCGCAACCGCCGACAGCGCTCTGGGACAGGTGAGCACGCTGTTGAACGACGTTCGCGGTCTGGTTGTTGAAGCGGCGAATAGTGGAGCACTGAGCCCCGACGAGATCGCGGCGAACCAGTTGCAGGTCGACAGCTCGCTGGAAGCGATCAACCGAATTTCGCAAACCACGACTTTCCAAGGTCGCAAACTGTTGGACGGCAGTCTGGACTTCTTGACCAGCGGCACGTCGAACTTCAACAAGATCGAAAACATTCAAATCGACCAAGCCAACTTGGGCAACCTTGGCAAGATCCAAGTCGATGTTTCGGTCCAAGAAGCGGCCTCGCAAGCTTCGGTCAAGATCGACAACGTTCCTGCTTCGGGCGCTGGAACCGGCAAGATCACGCTGACGAACTCGACAGGTGCCGCCGACGAAGCGAAGACCGGCACTTTGGAGACTGCTGGCGGAGCTGACTTCACCGTCGACGTTCTCGATGGCAGCAGCCTGGATGGTATCGCCGGAAACGATCTGACCGTCGATATCAAAAGCGGCGGAACGACCGCTTTGACACAAGCGACGACCGCGGTGAAATCACTTGATGGCGGCGGCAGTTTTACCATCTCGGCGAAAGAGGGCGGGGCTCTTGACGGCGGATTGGGCAACGCAGCGACCGTTCAATTTACTGCTGGCAACACCGCGACCGCACAAGCCGAATCGAATGGATTCAACGTCAACGGCGTTGCCGGTGCGTTCACCGTTTCGGCCAAAGCTGGTGGTGCATTCGACGGAACCGCTGGTAATGCTCTGACGGTCGAAATCGAGAGCGGCACCCCGGCGGCCGGTGCGGCTTCGATTTCTGAAGCGGCAGGTGTGGTCACGATCACCGTCGACGACACGGTCGGTGTAACATTGGAAGATATCCAAGCGGCATTGGCTGCCGATACCGACTTCGAATTTAACGTCGCCGAAGGGAACGAAGAAGTCGTCTTTCGATCCGACGGATCGGACGACTCGCTCGCACCAATCGCGCTCAACGGCGGAACCGCCGGTGCCAACGCCGCGGCTGTGGTCAGCCGAACTGGCGATGCATTGACAATCACCGTCAACGACCTCGCGAATCAAACGTTGACCGACATCAAAGCGGCGTTGGAAGCGGACGATAACTTCAACGACGATTTCAAAATTCAATTGGGTAGTGCTGGAACCGACGTGTTCACCTCGACGGCCACCGACGACAACGACATCGCGCCATTGGCATTCACCGGCGGCACCAACGCCGCGGCGGAAGTCTCGTTTGCCGATGGTAAGTTGTCGATCACTGTCGACGACACGACCGCGCAGAGCCTGTCGGCGATCCAAGCCGCTTTGGATTCTTCGACCACGCTGTTGGACGGCACGGATACGTTCAGCGATCTGTTTGCTGTAACGATTAACGCCGACAACGTCTTCGCAGTCGATGGATCCGACGACATTGAAGATGAAGCCTTCAGTGGTGGTTCCGGTTCGACAGCAACCGACGAGATCACGATCACCACGCCACAAGGCGTGGATTTTAACGGCACGATCACGATCGACAGCAGTGGCGATACGGGCGGAGCGGTTACGGCGAGCGTCGATGAAAACAACAACATCACGATCACCGTCGACGATGACTCCGACACCGATCTGGCTGACATCATCGCGGCGATCGAAAACGATCTGACCGGTTATTCGGCTGAATTGACGACCAACGATGGCGACGGCATCCTGCACATCGCCGACGATTCGATCGCAACGACCGAAATCGAAGATGCTGACGATGGTGGTATCACCGCCGACGTCGTCTTCGAATTGGCTGGTTCGACCGGTTCGGAAGTCTTCAACATCAGTGCTGGCACCACGCTGGATCAATTGATCTCGCAGATCAACCTGGTCTCCGAAGCGACGGGCGTCACCGCGGTTGCTAACGGAACCACGCTGGAATTGAACTCAAGCGAATACGGATCGAAGTCGTTTGTCGATCTGAAGGTGATCGAAGAGGGCGAAAACGGAACCTTTGGTGCCGTAGTCAACGAAGGAGCTCGTGCGACAGGTACCGACGTCAAGGCGAAGGTCAACGGCGTCGATGCTAGCGGCGACGGCAACAAGTTGACGATCAACACCGGAACGCTCGACCTGAACATGTCGGTCGAAGCGGACTACGTCGGTTCGATCGAATTCGACATCAACGGTGGTGGAGCTCTGTTCCAACTGGGTAGCCAAGTTGTTGCGAACCAACAGGCTCGCATCGGCATCGGCAGCGTAAACACCGCTCAATTGGGTGGAGTTAGCGGCAAGTTGTTCGAATTGGGCGAAGGTGGTCGTGCGGCTCTGGGAACCGATCCCACCGCGGCAGCAGCGATCGTCGACGAAGCGATTGATCAAGTCACCGGGCTTCGCGGTCGATTGGGTGCGTTCCAACGAACGACAATCGAAAGCAACCTGGTCAGCTTGAACGACACCGTAGCGAACCTGCAGGAAGCGGAATCGAGCATCCGCGATGCCGACTTCGCTGCCGAATCGGCTCGCCTGACGCGTGCTCAGATTCTGGTTCAATCGGGTACTTCGGTCTTGTCGCTGGCAAACCAAAACCCACAAAACGTGCTTTCGCTGCTGGGTTAA